One Kitasatospora sp. MAP12-44 DNA segment encodes these proteins:
- a CDS encoding Mu transposase C-terminal domain-containing protein, with protein sequence MRLDGQLQTVAGLTGTTVRLVSEAGMASLILFSHLLSTDGFEFVDGGSARGRITPFALLDTVPPEAATRAAEWESHLTEVERGLPADAPADAAPRPEYDPALRTVGERVASKAAELQGMGWSVSTATVQRMRQRYRQQGLWGLVDHRKTRLSSPTGRTDARVVAAIVEVLAAQVQDSTGTRSRLRRQVQQLLANRHGPDGVPMPSKSAFYRLVAAVSEGAHSFGSAASRRSQARRPDGVFTPSAACRPGEMVQIDTTPLDVLVVLDDGVTGRPELSIAVDLATRTICAAVLRPTGTKAVDAALLLAKTLVPEPMRPGWADALRMSATLIPHARLLGLDARLEQAAAKPVIVPETIGIDHGKVFVSDTFIAACRSLGISVQPSRPATPTDKAVVERTFSSINTLFCQHVAGYVGSNVDRRGEDVRAVWTLAELDDLFQEWIVACWQQRPHEGLRSPFLPGRAMSPNDAYALLVARTGYLPVPLSGDDYLELLPFTWRAVNEYGVRIDHRTYNCAELNPLRRRHSGIDSKGGLWEVHYDPYDLSQVWLRDARTERWITVPWTHRHLLAVPFADFTWRRARELLALKGMNDTDQAAVAAAVQQLLTRAEKGPDRKVAARTKAVSPSRPTQTIPSPSDSSDDDGPTSEPPSNVIPFGVFDAFTDGSRS encoded by the coding sequence GTGCGACTGGACGGACAGTTGCAGACGGTGGCGGGCCTGACTGGTACAACGGTGCGGTTGGTCAGCGAGGCCGGGATGGCGAGCCTGATCCTCTTCTCCCATCTTCTGTCGACTGATGGTTTCGAGTTCGTCGACGGTGGGTCAGCACGCGGGCGGATCACGCCGTTCGCGTTACTCGACACCGTCCCACCGGAAGCGGCAACGAGAGCGGCGGAGTGGGAGTCGCACCTGACCGAGGTGGAACGCGGGCTCCCTGCGGATGCTCCGGCGGACGCGGCGCCGCGACCGGAATATGACCCAGCCCTCAGAACGGTCGGCGAGCGGGTCGCAAGCAAGGCCGCTGAGTTGCAAGGCATGGGTTGGTCGGTAAGCACGGCCACGGTTCAGCGAATGCGGCAGCGCTACCGACAGCAGGGATTGTGGGGCCTGGTCGACCATCGCAAGACGCGCCTCTCCTCACCGACCGGACGGACAGACGCACGGGTAGTAGCCGCGATCGTGGAAGTTCTTGCTGCTCAGGTGCAGGATTCCACGGGCACCCGGAGCAGGCTGCGGCGCCAGGTGCAGCAGCTACTCGCAAACCGGCACGGCCCCGACGGGGTGCCGATGCCGTCAAAGTCCGCGTTTTACCGCCTGGTTGCAGCGGTGAGCGAGGGCGCGCATAGCTTCGGCTCGGCGGCTTCGCGCCGTTCGCAGGCACGGCGACCGGACGGAGTGTTCACTCCGTCCGCGGCCTGCCGTCCTGGCGAGATGGTGCAGATCGATACGACTCCGCTGGATGTCCTTGTGGTGCTGGACGACGGGGTGACCGGCCGGCCAGAGTTGAGCATCGCTGTTGATCTGGCGACGCGGACGATCTGTGCAGCCGTGCTCCGGCCAACGGGAACCAAGGCAGTGGACGCCGCATTGCTGCTGGCCAAGACCCTCGTGCCCGAGCCTATGCGGCCTGGCTGGGCAGATGCCCTGCGGATGTCGGCCACGCTGATCCCGCATGCCCGGCTGCTGGGCCTCGACGCGCGGTTGGAGCAGGCCGCCGCAAAGCCGGTGATCGTGCCCGAGACGATCGGAATCGACCACGGCAAGGTGTTCGTCTCCGATACCTTCATCGCGGCCTGCCGGTCGCTGGGGATCTCCGTCCAGCCGTCGAGGCCGGCCACTCCGACTGACAAGGCAGTGGTAGAGCGCACCTTCTCCTCCATCAACACCCTGTTCTGCCAGCACGTAGCCGGCTACGTCGGCTCGAACGTCGACCGCCGCGGGGAAGATGTCAGAGCGGTCTGGACTCTGGCTGAGCTGGACGACCTGTTCCAGGAGTGGATCGTGGCATGTTGGCAGCAGCGTCCACACGAAGGACTGCGTAGCCCGTTCCTTCCTGGCCGAGCAATGTCCCCGAACGATGCCTACGCACTACTGGTGGCCCGGACCGGCTATCTGCCAGTCCCGTTGAGCGGCGACGACTACCTGGAACTGCTTCCGTTCACCTGGCGGGCTGTGAACGAATACGGCGTCCGGATCGACCACCGCACCTACAACTGCGCGGAACTCAACCCGCTCCGGCGCCGCCACTCCGGTATCGATTCAAAGGGCGGGCTCTGGGAGGTCCACTACGACCCGTACGACCTGTCCCAAGTCTGGCTACGCGACGCTCGCACAGAGCGATGGATCACCGTTCCGTGGACTCACCGCCATCTGCTGGCCGTCCCGTTCGCGGATTTCACCTGGCGCCGAGCCCGCGAACTACTCGCACTGAAGGGCATGAACGACACCGATCAGGCCGCCGTCGCCGCCGCTGTCCAGCAGTTGCTGACCAGGGCGGAGAAGGGTCCGGATCGTAAGGTCGCTGCCCGCACCAAGGCGGTGTCGCCTTCCCGGCCTACCCAAACTATTCCAAGCCCATCCGACTCCAGTGACGATGACGGGCCGACTTCAGAACCGCCATCGAACGTGATCCCATTTGGTGTCTTCGATGCCTTCACCGACGGGAGCCGTTCGTGA
- a CDS encoding TnsA-like heteromeric transposase endonuclease subunit: MGDFEVAWLDAEGEHRAQLPDVASVVEFARVQPVRPFPSYRGQRHFPGLYWAATTGAHVGFESWLERDHAILLDFAPEVTGFASQPFWLFWPAAKRVRSHAPDYFARIEDGRGLVIDCRPVERIDDRSAESFAAMEAACEAVGWGYRLVGAVDPVRMANVRWLAGYRHPRHGASADLTAAVLSAFEAPSALVGQAELVGELLEVLPAVFHLLWRGRLTADLSRPLTDTTLVTRVRGR; the protein is encoded by the coding sequence GTGGGCGACTTCGAGGTGGCCTGGCTCGATGCGGAGGGCGAGCATCGCGCGCAATTGCCTGACGTTGCGTCAGTAGTGGAGTTCGCAAGGGTTCAGCCAGTACGGCCGTTTCCCTCGTATCGAGGGCAACGGCACTTCCCAGGCTTGTACTGGGCGGCGACGACCGGCGCACATGTCGGCTTCGAGTCATGGCTGGAGCGGGACCACGCGATTCTGCTGGACTTCGCTCCAGAGGTGACGGGGTTTGCCTCGCAGCCGTTCTGGCTGTTCTGGCCTGCAGCTAAGCGGGTGCGCTCTCACGCGCCGGACTACTTCGCGCGGATCGAGGACGGCCGCGGGTTGGTAATCGACTGCCGACCGGTGGAGCGGATCGACGACCGATCAGCGGAGTCGTTCGCGGCGATGGAAGCAGCCTGCGAGGCGGTGGGGTGGGGCTATCGACTGGTTGGTGCGGTGGACCCGGTTCGGATGGCAAACGTGCGGTGGCTGGCCGGCTACCGGCATCCTCGGCACGGGGCATCTGCCGACCTGACCGCTGCGGTCCTTTCGGCGTTCGAAGCACCGTCAGCCTTGGTCGGCCAAGCCGAGCTGGTGGGAGAGCTCCTGGAAGTGCTGCCCGCGGTGTTCCATCTGCTCTGGCGGGGGCGACTGACAGCGGACTTGTCCCGACCGCTGACGGATACCACGCTGGTTACCCGGGTGCGTGGCCGGTGA